Proteins from a genomic interval of Schaalia odontolytica:
- a CDS encoding DEAD/DEAH box helicase, with protein sequence MVSGSLRDTLASMTDDDLMALVGPATWANGLRLARRGAVRELTWHSAEDQLETRVTEGGLAYRVRVAQATLRPSLTCACPLRSNCPHAAATLIVAREEARERDNGEAEWSRVLRQVVGSSRERAGDPLALIIDAHDSSAPISLTPLRRGAFCEWTGKRASWLDLTATQWASVTDGIDPTHLSLVREGYRLSRESRSWHSRTEVTLASLGEHAYPWLNRLVRAGVTLFSSPTTDELFEVSHATWDADIDVVSEETGLAVTVVARNGDRVIHSPRIDAATGLLVLNGGRSVARLEGASTLEAFPFDRALRIPSSDVAEFRGTWLPALRRHFVISSADGSFDPRAATQATLVGTVRRDEEGVIVRWWAEYQLGKSRSRAPVAQALSDEAVAALVERVDRWGSACGGELWPHPPEAGRMPPWMAPRFLARVVDQKAPEGLVWDVSDDVRTIEVVDAASRVDLSIERGEADWFDLTARLSVGSHSVSVGEALEALGRGDEYVRAGDAWVRLDGERIVALAAALEEARALVGWDGEGLRLSALHVGAVDVVAPAADTVCVSGAWTKRVGALVADPQPEDALAPLPSLGRILRPYQREGHAWLTARLARGFGAILADDMGLGKTIQILSAIAAIRHAKAARTGPILVVAPTSVVAVWMEQAARFAPDLRVRAVTETEARRGTSIEEEVDGADLVITSYTLVRLESDQWTHVELDGVVIDEAQAVKNPRTATYRSLRDLNTPWRLAVSGTPIENSLADLWALLSLTCPGLLPSWEAFNRRIRKPIESGADPAMLARLTSYVAPFILRRTKEQVAQDLPDKVIDVVRVDLGREHRRIYDQHLARVRARILDLLADVDANRMSVLSSLTRLRQLALDPALVDGDYSRVGSAKIEYLADHLDEIVPLGHQALVFSQFTSFLARIRGALERRGIAVVQLDGSTRDRDRVIEEFRSGQAQVFLISLKAGGAGLTLTEADYVYVMDPWWNPAAEEQAIDRAHRIGQTKKVNVYRLVAADTIEAKVVELQDRKRRLISSVMNGAAAPAPLSAADLRALID encoded by the coding sequence ATGGTATCTGGCTCGCTGCGCGACACCCTCGCTTCGATGACCGACGACGACCTGATGGCGCTCGTTGGCCCCGCAACCTGGGCGAATGGCCTGCGCCTGGCGCGCAGGGGAGCGGTACGCGAGCTCACCTGGCACTCTGCCGAGGACCAGCTCGAAACAAGGGTCACCGAGGGAGGTCTGGCCTACCGAGTGCGCGTCGCTCAGGCAACGCTTCGGCCATCGCTCACGTGCGCGTGCCCCCTGCGCTCGAACTGTCCACACGCGGCCGCGACGCTGATCGTCGCGCGCGAGGAAGCCCGCGAGCGCGACAATGGGGAAGCGGAGTGGAGTCGCGTGCTGCGCCAGGTGGTGGGAAGCTCGCGTGAGCGCGCCGGAGACCCGCTCGCTCTTATCATTGACGCCCACGACTCGAGCGCGCCGATATCGCTGACACCGTTGCGCCGCGGAGCCTTCTGCGAATGGACCGGCAAGCGGGCGTCGTGGCTGGATCTGACAGCAACGCAGTGGGCGTCGGTCACCGACGGGATCGATCCAACTCACCTGTCTCTCGTGCGCGAAGGCTACCGGCTCTCGCGTGAGTCGCGCTCGTGGCACTCCAGGACCGAGGTGACCCTGGCGTCGTTGGGGGAGCACGCCTACCCCTGGCTCAACCGACTTGTTCGCGCGGGAGTGACGCTATTTTCGTCGCCAACGACCGACGAGCTATTCGAGGTGTCACACGCGACGTGGGACGCGGACATCGATGTCGTATCCGAGGAGACGGGACTCGCGGTCACGGTCGTGGCCCGCAACGGGGACCGGGTTATTCACTCGCCCCGCATCGACGCCGCCACTGGCCTGCTGGTCCTCAACGGAGGCCGGAGCGTTGCGCGTCTTGAAGGAGCGTCCACACTCGAGGCTTTTCCCTTCGATCGGGCGCTGCGGATTCCCTCCTCCGATGTTGCGGAATTTCGCGGAACCTGGCTGCCCGCTCTGCGCAGGCACTTCGTGATCAGCTCGGCCGACGGGAGCTTTGATCCGCGGGCGGCGACGCAGGCCACCCTCGTCGGGACGGTGCGCCGCGACGAGGAGGGGGTCATCGTGCGCTGGTGGGCGGAGTACCAGCTGGGCAAGTCGCGCTCGCGTGCTCCGGTTGCCCAAGCTCTCTCGGACGAGGCGGTGGCTGCCCTCGTTGAGCGCGTTGATCGGTGGGGGAGCGCGTGCGGTGGCGAGCTGTGGCCACATCCCCCGGAGGCCGGACGCATGCCCCCGTGGATGGCGCCTCGTTTCCTGGCGCGCGTTGTCGACCAAAAGGCGCCGGAAGGCCTCGTGTGGGATGTGTCCGACGACGTGCGCACGATTGAGGTTGTCGATGCTGCCTCCCGCGTCGACCTGTCCATTGAGCGGGGCGAGGCGGACTGGTTTGACCTGACGGCCCGCCTGAGCGTGGGGTCCCACTCGGTGAGTGTGGGCGAGGCGCTGGAAGCGCTGGGACGCGGCGACGAGTACGTTCGTGCGGGCGACGCCTGGGTGCGTCTCGACGGCGAACGCATCGTTGCACTCGCAGCGGCGTTGGAGGAAGCGCGCGCCCTGGTGGGCTGGGATGGGGAGGGGCTGCGCCTGTCGGCCCTCCACGTCGGCGCCGTCGACGTGGTGGCGCCCGCAGCGGACACGGTTTGCGTCAGCGGCGCTTGGACAAAGCGCGTTGGTGCGCTCGTTGCCGACCCTCAGCCCGAGGACGCGTTGGCGCCACTGCCCTCCCTGGGGCGCATCCTGCGTCCCTATCAACGGGAGGGACACGCCTGGTTGACCGCACGCCTCGCCCGGGGGTTCGGCGCAATTCTCGCCGATGATATGGGACTGGGAAAGACCATTCAGATCCTGTCGGCAATTGCGGCCATCAGACATGCGAAAGCCGCGCGAACAGGTCCGATTCTTGTGGTTGCCCCAACCTCGGTCGTGGCTGTGTGGATGGAACAGGCGGCGCGATTCGCTCCCGACCTGCGGGTGCGGGCCGTCACGGAGACCGAAGCGCGCAGGGGAACGAGCATCGAGGAGGAAGTCGACGGCGCGGACCTGGTGATCACCTCCTACACGCTGGTTCGCCTGGAATCCGATCAGTGGACACACGTGGAGCTGGACGGAGTGGTCATCGACGAGGCGCAGGCGGTCAAGAACCCGCGCACGGCAACCTACAGGTCGCTGCGCGACCTGAACACCCCGTGGCGGCTCGCGGTCAGCGGCACCCCCATCGAGAACTCGCTCGCAGACCTGTGGGCGCTCCTGTCGCTGACCTGCCCCGGCCTGCTTCCCTCGTGGGAGGCATTCAACCGGAGGATTCGCAAGCCCATCGAAAGCGGAGCGGACCCGGCGATGCTCGCCCGCCTGACCTCCTATGTCGCTCCCTTCATCTTGCGCCGCACGAAGGAACAGGTTGCCCAAGACCTGCCGGACAAGGTTATCGACGTGGTGCGCGTCGACCTGGGGCGGGAACACCGCCGCATCTACGACCAGCATCTCGCGCGCGTTCGCGCACGCATCCTGGACCTTCTGGCGGATGTCGATGCCAACCGGATGAGTGTCCTGTCTTCCCTGACCCGCCTGAGGCAGCTGGCGCTCGATCCCGCGCTCGTGGACGGGGACTACTCCCGTGTCGGATCGGCGAAGATCGAGTACCTTGCGGATCACCTTGACGAGATTGTTCCGCTGGGGCATCAGGCCCTGGTTTTTAGCCAGTTCACGTCATTCTTGGCGCGCATTCGTGGCGCCTTGGAGCGTCGCGGGATCGCGGTGGTGCAGCTGGATGGTTCGACCCGCGATCGCGATCGTGTTATCGAGGAGTTCCGGTCGGGCCAGGCGCAGGTGTTCCTGATCTCGCTGAAGGCGGGAGGGGCGGGCCTGACGTTGACGGAAGCAGACTACGTCTACGTCATGGATCCCTGGTGGAATCCCGCCGCCGAGGAGCAGGCGATCGACCGGGCACATCGCATCGGTCAGACAAAGAAAGTGAACGTGTATCGCCTGGTCGCGGCGGACACGATCGAGGCGAAGGTCGTGGAACTCCAGGACCGAAAGCGGCGCCTGATCTCCTCCGTCATGAACGGTGCCGCCGCGCCCGCACCGCTCAGTGCCGCCGACCTTCGCGCGCTGATCGACTAG
- the lpdA gene encoding dihydrolipoyl dehydrogenase, whose protein sequence is MSESTYDIVILGAGSGGYATALRAAQLGMTVALIDGDKVGGTCLHRGCIPTKAYLHAAETAEAVRESARFGVSSTFNGIDMAQVGKYRDSVVSGLYKGLQGLLKSRNVEVISGWGRLADANTIEVNGTSVRGRHIVLATGSYSRSIPGLDIGGRIISSDQALQMDWVPSSAVILGGGVIGLEFASVWRSFGAEVTIIEALPHLANNEDEAISKQLERAYRKRGIKFHTNTRFASATQDDGGVHVATEDGKAFDADVLLVAVGRGPVTEGLGYEQVGITLDRGFVITDERLHTGVGNIYAVGDIVPGLQLAHRGFMQGIFVAEEIAGMNPVAQADINIPRVTFCEPEIASVGMTEKQAREKFGDRVRTVEYNLAGNGKSSILATSGIIKLVSVEGGPIVGFHGIGARIGEQIGEGELMVNWEAYPSDVASLIHAHPSQNESLGEAAMALAGKPLHVHN, encoded by the coding sequence TTGAGTGAATCGACCTACGACATCGTCATCCTCGGCGCGGGTTCGGGCGGCTATGCGACCGCTCTTCGGGCCGCGCAGTTGGGCATGACGGTCGCCCTCATCGACGGCGATAAGGTGGGCGGGACGTGTCTGCACCGCGGCTGCATCCCTACCAAGGCCTACCTGCACGCCGCAGAGACCGCCGAAGCCGTGCGTGAATCCGCTCGCTTCGGCGTCTCCTCGACGTTCAACGGTATCGACATGGCGCAGGTGGGCAAGTACCGCGACTCCGTGGTCTCCGGCCTCTACAAGGGCCTTCAGGGCCTCCTCAAGTCCCGCAACGTCGAGGTGATCTCCGGTTGGGGCCGCCTGGCGGATGCCAACACCATCGAGGTCAACGGAACGTCCGTTCGCGGCCGCCACATCGTCCTGGCAACCGGCTCGTACTCGCGCTCGATCCCCGGCCTCGACATCGGCGGGCGCATCATCTCCTCTGACCAGGCCCTGCAGATGGACTGGGTACCGTCCTCGGCCGTCATTCTGGGTGGCGGTGTCATCGGCCTTGAGTTCGCCTCGGTGTGGCGCAGCTTCGGCGCCGAGGTCACGATCATTGAGGCGCTGCCTCACCTGGCCAACAACGAGGACGAGGCGATCTCCAAGCAGCTGGAGCGCGCCTACCGCAAGCGCGGCATCAAGTTCCACACGAATACTCGCTTCGCCTCGGCCACACAGGACGACGGCGGCGTTCACGTCGCCACCGAGGACGGCAAGGCCTTCGACGCCGACGTGCTCCTGGTGGCCGTTGGCCGCGGCCCGGTGACCGAGGGCCTGGGCTACGAGCAGGTCGGCATCACCCTCGACCGCGGTTTTGTCATCACCGACGAGCGACTGCACACGGGTGTGGGCAACATCTATGCCGTCGGCGACATCGTCCCCGGCCTCCAGCTCGCGCACCGCGGCTTCATGCAGGGCATCTTCGTCGCTGAGGAGATTGCCGGAATGAACCCGGTCGCGCAGGCTGACATCAACATTCCGCGCGTGACGTTCTGCGAGCCGGAGATCGCCTCCGTGGGGATGACGGAGAAGCAGGCGCGCGAGAAGTTCGGGGATCGCGTGCGAACGGTTGAGTACAACCTCGCCGGTAACGGAAAGTCGTCTATCCTGGCCACATCGGGCATCATCAAGCTGGTCTCGGTGGAGGGTGGTCCGATCGTGGGATTCCACGGCATCGGCGCACGCATCGGCGAGCAGATTGGTGAGGGAGAACTGATGGTGAACTGGGAGGCGTACCCCTCGGACGTCGCTTCCCTCATTCACGCCCACCCCAGCCAGAATGAGTCGCTCGGCGAGGCGGCCATGGCGCTGGCCGGTAAGCCCCTCCACGTCCACAACTGA
- a CDS encoding tRNA (cytidine(34)-2'-O)-methyltransferase — protein sequence MLHVIFWEPEIPGNTGAAIRLSACTGSMLHLVKPLGFDMDDAKLRRAGLDYHDLAHVTVHENLDEALDQVPGRVWAFTGHAHTMHSEVAYADGDGLLFGRESVGLSSEAMAHRRVEALVRIHMVKGVRSLNLANSASIALYEAWRQLGFPGGV from the coding sequence ATGCTGCACGTCATCTTCTGGGAGCCGGAGATCCCCGGCAACACGGGCGCGGCGATCCGGTTGTCCGCATGCACGGGTTCGATGCTGCACCTCGTCAAGCCTCTGGGCTTCGACATGGACGATGCAAAGCTTCGTCGAGCGGGCCTGGACTATCACGATCTGGCGCACGTCACGGTGCACGAAAACCTGGATGAGGCTCTCGATCAGGTGCCCGGACGCGTCTGGGCCTTCACTGGACACGCGCACACCATGCATTCCGAGGTGGCCTATGCGGACGGCGACGGTCTGCTTTTCGGGCGTGAATCCGTCGGACTTTCCTCCGAGGCGATGGCCCATCGCCGCGTGGAGGCCCTCGTTCGCATCCACATGGTTAAGGGAGTGCGCTCTCTTAACCTGGCCAATTCCGCGTCGATTGCGCTCTACGAGGCGTGGCGACAGCTCGGCTTTCCCGGCGGGGTATAG
- a CDS encoding YbhB/YbcL family Raf kinase inhibitor-like protein, producing MHINSRPLALSPYEGLDVPTFTLSSRTLTDGAPMPESATARAGSLSPDLTWEGFPTHTASFMVTCFDPDAPTPAGWWHWTVLDIPASMTHLDAGAGASDLTLDGPAFHLRVDTGDAAYFGAAPPPGDRPHRYVFTVHALDVDTLGLDDDATPTMASFVALEHTIARACLTVTHQA from the coding sequence ATGCACATCAATTCACGCCCCCTCGCCCTATCCCCCTACGAGGGACTGGACGTCCCGACTTTCACGCTCTCGTCGCGCACCCTCACCGACGGCGCCCCCATGCCGGAGTCGGCAACGGCTCGGGCCGGTTCCCTATCCCCCGACCTGACGTGGGAGGGCTTCCCCACTCACACGGCAAGCTTCATGGTGACCTGCTTCGACCCGGATGCGCCAACCCCAGCGGGCTGGTGGCACTGGACCGTGCTGGACATTCCCGCTTCTATGACACACCTGGACGCGGGGGCGGGAGCCTCGGATCTCACCCTTGACGGCCCCGCGTTTCACCTGCGCGTGGACACCGGCGACGCCGCATACTTCGGAGCGGCCCCACCCCCGGGAGACCGCCCTCACCGCTACGTCTTCACCGTGCACGCGCTCGACGTTGACACCCTGGGATTGGACGACGATGCCACTCCGACAATGGCCTCGTTCGTGGCGCTTGAGCACACAATCGCCCGCGCGTGCCTGACCGTGACCCATCAGGCCTGA
- a CDS encoding DNA polymerase Y family protein, translating into MPDWPVNCLVIDLPPGGSGAVVDGDKIAVASAAARRAGIRSGMSLKKAMYLCPDLVHLPRDRDREARSFSAVIDAFDTVAAGVECLRPGVARCHAHGPARWAGSEEKAASLLVDAIEAAVGVECFVGIAEGPLASLMAARQGRIVAPDDTQSFLSGVELARALECVPPHMRDRATASIGLLEGLGVRRCADFLALGRGPVLERFGDVGERLWTLALGADGALTRHERTQSDISVTCEIDEGGDRIDTMIAPITRAAATLSRRLYESGVVSQTLRIDVEDAGGGARSRTWSGCDLAIPSDVALRVRWTLSGWMSGAEGPSGQASSIRLTACDPRAGTSPSALWGRSEREQDVSRSAVRIQALVGPDALLVPRVQGGYDPRSRVVMARWGSEPVLRPFEGAWEGGVATAPATLFDEPPRVRILPDSPSTADVRVDSRGRLTATPAYLVEAHSASPALTGAAGAGSRVRICEVRGPWPVRGRWWAREAPRAYMRAQLEDGRTTLLVWNEGEWALEGVDD; encoded by the coding sequence GTGCCTGACTGGCCCGTCAACTGCCTGGTCATTGACCTGCCTCCGGGCGGGAGCGGAGCCGTCGTGGACGGGGACAAGATCGCGGTTGCTAGCGCGGCTGCCAGGAGAGCCGGAATCCGCTCGGGCATGAGCCTGAAAAAAGCAATGTACCTGTGCCCAGACCTGGTGCACCTACCGCGAGACCGGGACCGAGAGGCCAGGTCCTTTAGTGCAGTCATCGACGCGTTTGACACGGTTGCGGCAGGGGTGGAGTGCCTGCGCCCCGGGGTTGCCAGGTGCCATGCCCACGGGCCTGCGAGGTGGGCGGGAAGCGAAGAGAAAGCTGCGTCGCTGCTCGTGGACGCCATTGAGGCTGCCGTCGGTGTCGAGTGCTTCGTGGGGATTGCCGAGGGGCCGTTGGCCTCGCTGATGGCCGCCCGGCAGGGGCGCATTGTTGCCCCGGATGACACACAGTCCTTCCTCAGCGGTGTTGAGCTGGCCCGCGCTCTCGAGTGCGTTCCTCCCCACATGCGTGATCGAGCCACCGCATCGATTGGCCTCCTTGAGGGACTGGGGGTGAGGCGCTGTGCCGATTTTCTCGCGCTCGGTCGCGGTCCCGTGCTCGAACGATTCGGTGACGTCGGTGAGCGACTGTGGACACTCGCATTGGGTGCAGACGGCGCGCTTACTCGACACGAACGCACTCAGTCGGACATATCGGTCACCTGTGAGATCGATGAGGGAGGGGATCGTATCGACACGATGATTGCCCCCATCACGCGGGCAGCCGCAACTCTGTCTCGTCGGCTATACGAATCCGGCGTGGTCTCCCAGACGCTGCGCATCGACGTCGAAGACGCGGGGGGAGGAGCGCGCAGCCGCACCTGGAGCGGGTGCGACCTGGCGATTCCCTCCGACGTCGCCCTGCGAGTGAGATGGACGCTGTCCGGCTGGATGTCCGGCGCCGAGGGGCCCTCCGGCCAGGCATCATCGATCCGCCTGACGGCCTGCGATCCCCGAGCCGGCACCTCTCCGTCCGCGCTGTGGGGCAGAAGCGAGCGCGAGCAGGACGTATCGCGCAGCGCCGTGCGCATCCAGGCACTGGTGGGGCCGGATGCGCTCCTGGTTCCCCGCGTCCAGGGAGGGTATGACCCGCGTAGTCGCGTCGTGATGGCCAGGTGGGGGAGCGAGCCCGTCCTGCGGCCTTTCGAGGGAGCCTGGGAGGGGGGCGTCGCCACCGCGCCGGCCACCCTCTTTGACGAGCCTCCTCGGGTCAGGATTCTCCCCGATTCTCCATCCACCGCAGACGTTCGCGTGGATTCGCGTGGTCGACTGACGGCGACTCCGGCCTACCTCGTTGAAGCCCACTCCGCCTCCCCCGCGCTCACGGGTGCTGCGGGGGCGGGGAGCCGCGTGAGGATTTGCGAGGTGCGGGGACCGTGGCCCGTACGTGGACGGTGGTGGGCACGGGAGGCACCTCGTGCCTACATGCGTGCCCAGCTTGAGGATGGACGAACAACCCTGCTCGTGTGGAACGAGGGTGAGTGGGCACTAGAGGGGGTCGATGACTGA
- a CDS encoding alcohol dehydrogenase catalytic domain-containing protein, which translates to MRVASLQSPGSLTLQSRPVPRVQPREVLLAVEATTLCGTDLRIATGQKKAGVTPGVVLGHEIAARVWRIGERLTPGVDVPQVGTQVGLAPEIPCGTCAPCSAGRSNVCAHMRLFGTGVDGGLADFILVPEHALACVTPTKREINPSLLALAEPLSCCLRARGRLPIDPGSRVLVIGTGPIGLIHCALAVAAGATVMACGRPARLSPARAMGATRTTASEGEALVRDVSEWTGEAGADVVIVAVGDPALLNVAARCAGIGAHICLFAGFPLSSLARIDPNLVHYRELTISGSANATLSDYAAAVAMLSDGTLNLSPLLTHEFALHDIAAALDAVRTRAGLKVAVRPGLAPTAEEDASRTVPAPTLA; encoded by the coding sequence ATGCGCGTGGCCTCCCTCCAATCCCCGGGTTCGTTGACCCTCCAGAGCCGACCCGTGCCGCGCGTCCAGCCACGCGAGGTGCTCCTCGCGGTCGAGGCCACAACCCTGTGCGGGACGGATCTTCGGATCGCAACGGGGCAGAAGAAGGCCGGAGTCACCCCTGGTGTGGTTCTCGGTCACGAGATCGCGGCGCGCGTGTGGCGCATCGGCGAACGCCTCACCCCCGGCGTCGACGTCCCACAGGTCGGAACACAGGTGGGATTGGCCCCCGAGATTCCCTGCGGAACGTGTGCGCCGTGCAGCGCCGGACGTTCCAACGTCTGTGCACACATGCGCCTCTTCGGCACAGGAGTTGACGGCGGACTCGCGGACTTCATCCTCGTTCCCGAACACGCGTTGGCGTGCGTGACGCCGACGAAGCGCGAGATCAACCCCTCGCTTCTCGCCCTCGCGGAACCACTCTCGTGCTGCCTGCGGGCGAGGGGGCGCCTGCCTATCGATCCCGGCTCGCGCGTCCTCGTCATTGGCACGGGACCAATTGGCCTGATTCACTGCGCGCTGGCCGTAGCCGCGGGCGCAACCGTCATGGCTTGCGGGCGTCCCGCCAGGCTCTCCCCGGCACGAGCCATGGGTGCGACAAGGACCACCGCCTCCGAGGGAGAGGCGCTCGTGCGCGACGTCAGCGAGTGGACGGGCGAAGCGGGCGCCGATGTCGTCATCGTCGCCGTCGGTGACCCGGCCCTACTCAACGTGGCTGCCCGTTGCGCGGGCATCGGCGCTCACATCTGTCTCTTCGCCGGATTCCCGCTCTCCTCCCTCGCGCGGATCGACCCGAACCTTGTGCACTACCGCGAGCTGACGATCTCAGGCAGCGCAAACGCGACGCTGAGCGACTACGCGGCGGCCGTCGCAATGCTCTCCGACGGGACGCTCAACCTCTCCCCACTCCTCACGCACGAATTTGCCCTCCACGACATCGCGGCGGCCCTTGACGCGGTGCGCACGCGGGCCGGCCTCAAGGTGGCCGTGCGTCCAGGGCTCGCGCCCACCGCCGAGGAGGACGCGTCCCGCACGGTGCCCGCGCCGACGCTTGCCTAG